The Amycolatopsis sp. 195334CR genome window below encodes:
- a CDS encoding SDR family NAD(P)-dependent oxidoreductase produces the protein MSTLDGRTALVTGGSRGIGAAIATRLAAEGANVAVTYTSAADRAASVATAIEGLGRKSLAIQADSADPVALAAAVDQAAEALGGLDILVNNAGIFPTATIEEVSVEQIDHTFAVHVRAVFVAAQAALKHMGEGGRILTIGSNLAERVPWPGLSLYSASKSALLGLTRGLARDLGPRGIAAVLVQPGSTDTDMNPANGDHAGGQRELSAYGEFMAAGDIAATVAHLAGDAGRFLTGSAVTIDSGTNA, from the coding sequence ATGAGCACTCTGGACGGGCGCACGGCACTGGTCACCGGGGGCAGCCGGGGCATCGGCGCGGCGATCGCCACCCGGCTGGCGGCCGAGGGCGCGAACGTGGCGGTGACCTACACCAGCGCGGCGGACCGGGCGGCCTCGGTGGCCACGGCGATCGAGGGACTGGGCCGCAAGAGCCTCGCCATCCAGGCCGACAGCGCCGACCCGGTGGCGCTGGCCGCCGCCGTCGACCAGGCCGCCGAAGCGCTCGGCGGGCTGGACATCCTGGTGAACAACGCGGGCATCTTCCCGACCGCGACCATCGAGGAGGTCAGCGTCGAGCAGATCGACCACACCTTCGCGGTGCACGTGCGGGCGGTCTTCGTGGCGGCGCAGGCGGCGCTGAAGCACATGGGCGAGGGCGGCCGGATCCTGACCATCGGCAGCAACCTGGCCGAGCGGGTGCCGTGGCCGGGGCTGAGCCTGTACTCGGCGAGCAAGTCCGCGCTGCTGGGGCTGACCAGGGGGCTGGCGCGGGACCTCGGGCCGCGGGGCATCGCCGCGGTGCTGGTGCAGCCGGGCTCGACCGACACCGACATGAACCCGGCGAACGGCGACCACGCCGGCGGGCAGCGGGAGCTCTCGGCGTACGGGGAGTTCATGGCGGCCGGGGACATCGCCGCCACGGTCGCCCACCTGGCCGGGGACGCGGGCCGCTTCCTCACCGGCTCGGCCGTCACCATCGACTCCGGCACCAACGCCTGA
- the groL gene encoding chaperonin GroEL (60 kDa chaperone family; promotes refolding of misfolded polypeptides especially under stressful conditions; forms two stacked rings of heptamers to form a barrel-shaped 14mer; ends can be capped by GroES; misfolded proteins enter the barrel where they are refolded when GroES binds) encodes MPKQISFDEDARRALERGVNKLADAVKVTLGPRGRHVVLDKKFGGPTITLDGVTVAREIELDDPFENLGAQLAKNVATKTNDVAGDGTTTATVLAQSLVKVGLRNVAAGANPTAVGRGIEAAAEKVVEVLKAKATPVKGRDNIAQVGTVTSRDATIGALLGEAVERVGEDGVITIEESSTLATELVITEGVQFDKGFLSAHFATNPEEQRAILEDAYILIHREKISALADLLPVLEKVVEAKKPLLIIAEDVDGEALSTLVVNSLRKTITAVAVKAPFFGDRRKAFLDDLATVTGAEVISAEVGLKLAEADLSSLGKARRVEVTKDNTTIVDGAGTKSDLDARIAQIRKEIETTDSDWDREKLQERLAKLGGGVAVIKVGAATETELNERKHRIEDAVASTKAAVEEGILPGGGSALVHAVKELEDGLGLTGDEATGVRIVRDALTAPLHWIATNAGFEGAVIVSKVQEQSWGQGFNAATGELTDLLAAGIVDPVKVTRSAVANAASIARLVLTTESSVVEKPAEEEEGAGAGHGHAH; translated from the coding sequence ATGCCCAAGCAGATCAGTTTCGACGAGGACGCTCGTCGCGCGCTGGAGCGCGGGGTGAACAAGCTCGCCGACGCGGTGAAGGTCACTCTCGGCCCGCGCGGCAGGCACGTCGTCCTGGACAAGAAGTTCGGCGGCCCGACGATCACCCTGGACGGCGTCACCGTCGCCCGTGAGATCGAGCTGGACGACCCGTTCGAGAACCTGGGCGCCCAGCTGGCCAAGAACGTCGCCACCAAGACCAACGACGTCGCCGGCGACGGCACCACCACGGCCACCGTGCTGGCGCAGTCCCTGGTGAAGGTCGGCCTGCGCAACGTGGCCGCCGGCGCCAACCCGACCGCGGTCGGCCGCGGCATCGAGGCCGCCGCGGAGAAGGTCGTCGAGGTCCTCAAGGCCAAGGCGACCCCGGTCAAGGGCCGCGACAACATCGCGCAGGTCGGCACCGTGACCTCGCGTGACGCCACCATCGGCGCCCTGCTCGGCGAGGCCGTGGAGCGGGTCGGCGAGGACGGCGTGATCACCATCGAGGAGTCCTCGACGCTGGCCACCGAGCTGGTGATCACCGAAGGCGTGCAGTTCGACAAGGGCTTCCTGTCGGCGCACTTCGCCACCAACCCCGAAGAGCAGCGCGCGATCCTCGAGGACGCCTACATCCTCATCCACCGCGAGAAGATCTCCGCACTGGCGGACCTGCTCCCGGTGCTGGAGAAGGTCGTCGAGGCCAAGAAGCCGCTGCTGATCATCGCCGAGGACGTCGACGGCGAGGCGCTGTCCACCCTGGTGGTCAACTCGCTGCGCAAGACCATCACCGCGGTCGCGGTGAAGGCCCCGTTCTTCGGTGACCGCCGCAAGGCGTTCCTGGACGACCTCGCCACCGTCACCGGCGCCGAGGTCATCTCCGCCGAGGTGGGCCTGAAGCTGGCCGAGGCCGACCTGAGCTCGCTGGGCAAGGCCCGCCGGGTCGAGGTCACCAAGGACAACACCACCATCGTCGACGGCGCGGGCACCAAGTCCGACCTCGACGCGCGGATCGCCCAGATCCGCAAGGAGATCGAGACCACCGACTCCGACTGGGACCGCGAGAAGCTGCAGGAGCGGCTCGCGAAGCTCGGCGGCGGCGTCGCGGTGATCAAGGTCGGTGCGGCCACCGAGACCGAGCTGAACGAGCGCAAGCACCGCATCGAGGACGCGGTCGCGTCCACGAAGGCGGCCGTCGAGGAGGGCATCTTGCCCGGCGGTGGCTCGGCGCTGGTGCACGCGGTCAAGGAGCTCGAGGACGGCCTCGGCCTGACCGGTGACGAGGCGACCGGCGTCCGCATCGTGCGCGACGCGCTCACCGCGCCGCTGCACTGGATCGCCACCAACGCCGGCTTCGAGGGCGCGGTCATCGTGTCCAAGGTGCAGGAGCAGAGCTGGGGTCAGGGCTTCAACGCGGCCACCGGCGAGCTGACCGACCTGCTCGCGGCCGGCATCGTCGACCCGGTGAAGGTCACCCGCTCCGCGGTGGCCAACGCGGCTTCCATCGCCCGGCTGGTGCTCACCACGGAAAGCTCCGTGGTCGAGAAGCCCGCCGAGGAGGAGGAAGGCGCCGGCGCGGGCCACGGGCACGCGCACTAG
- a CDS encoding MerR family transcriptional regulator, with protein MAPAAAEPDPGEPSLPVASVARRLGVAPATLRTWDRRYGLGPSRHVGGRHRRYGPADIGRLELMQQALLRGTSTAEAARYALERMPKAAEAAPATSLRIDTPDGHLLLPAEAGEPGQSRLARRLSTAALALDSRAVQRTLADVIEGAGVLSAWSGVIQPVLAALGDRWRGGGASAGAEVEYLLADAVLAALIRATPVLDEPRNHRPVLLASVPEERDGLALYALAAELACRGVGTQLFATPLPAEVLAVAVRRGAPAAVVLWARRAGVADARLFSRVARGRQRSRLFACGPGWDAAALPSKVELLADLSAAVDRVEYVLLGPRD; from the coding sequence GTGGCGCCTGCCGCGGCTGAGCCCGATCCCGGCGAACCCAGCCTCCCCGTCGCCTCGGTCGCGCGCCGACTCGGCGTCGCTCCGGCCACGCTCCGGACGTGGGACCGGCGGTACGGGCTCGGGCCCAGCCGTCACGTCGGCGGGCGGCACCGGCGCTACGGTCCCGCCGACATCGGCCGCCTCGAACTGATGCAGCAGGCGCTGCTGCGGGGCACGTCCACCGCCGAAGCCGCGCGGTACGCGCTGGAGCGCATGCCGAAGGCCGCCGAAGCGGCGCCGGCCACGTCGCTGCGGATCGACACCCCCGACGGGCACCTGCTTTTGCCCGCGGAAGCAGGTGAGCCGGGGCAGTCGCGGCTGGCGCGGCGGCTCAGCACGGCCGCGCTGGCGCTCGACTCGCGGGCGGTGCAGCGCACGCTCGCCGACGTGATCGAGGGGGCGGGGGTGCTCTCGGCGTGGTCGGGGGTGATCCAGCCGGTGCTGGCCGCGCTCGGCGACCGGTGGCGCGGCGGCGGCGCGTCGGCCGGGGCGGAGGTCGAGTACCTGCTCGCCGACGCCGTGCTCGCCGCGCTGATCCGCGCGACGCCGGTGCTCGACGAGCCGCGGAACCACCGGCCGGTGCTGCTCGCGAGCGTGCCGGAGGAGCGGGACGGGCTGGCGCTGTACGCGCTCGCGGCGGAACTGGCCTGCCGGGGCGTCGGCACGCAGCTGTTCGCCACGCCTTTGCCCGCGGAAGTGCTCGCGGTGGCCGTGCGGCGGGGTGCGCCGGCGGCGGTGGTGCTGTGGGCGCGGCGGGCCGGGGTGGCGGACGCGCGGCTGTTCTCGCGGGTGGCGCGCGGGCGGCAGCGGAGCCGCCTGTTCGCGTGCGGGCCGGGGTGGGACGCGGCGGCGTTGCCGTCGAAGGTCGAACTGCTCGCCGACCTGTCCGCGGCGGTCGACCGGGTCGAGTACGTGCTGCTCGGTCCGCGAGACTGA
- a CDS encoding TetR/AcrR family transcriptional regulator: protein MSPRGRPRAFDRDAALREAMYVFWRRGYEGASIGDLTAAMGINSPSLYAAFSCKEALFREAVELYGRTHGGLTGRALAEEPTARGAIERMLRDNARAFTEPELPSGCMVVHAATNFAVANQGVHDFLVEQRRDNHRSILDRIRRGQSEGDIAEEADADAMALFYETVLYGLSVQARDGVGAGELKSVVDSAMLAWPAFAAARK from the coding sequence ATGTCACCACGTGGCCGTCCGCGCGCGTTCGACCGGGACGCCGCGCTGCGCGAAGCCATGTACGTCTTCTGGCGGCGTGGTTACGAGGGCGCCTCGATCGGCGACCTGACCGCGGCGATGGGCATCAACTCACCCAGCCTCTACGCCGCGTTCAGCTGCAAGGAAGCGCTGTTCCGGGAGGCCGTCGAGCTGTACGGCCGCACCCACGGCGGGCTCACCGGCCGCGCGCTCGCGGAGGAGCCGACCGCGCGTGGGGCGATCGAGCGCATGCTGCGGGACAACGCGCGCGCGTTCACCGAGCCGGAGCTGCCGTCGGGCTGCATGGTGGTGCACGCGGCGACCAACTTCGCGGTGGCCAACCAGGGGGTGCACGACTTCCTGGTGGAACAGCGCCGCGACAACCACCGGTCCATCCTGGACCGCATCCGCCGTGGACAGTCCGAAGGTGACATCGCCGAGGAGGCGGATGCCGATGCCATGGCGCTGTTCTACGAGACAGTCCTCTATGGACTTTCCGTGCAGGCGCGGGACGGGGTGGGCGCGGGCGAGCTGAAGTCCGTGGTGGACTCCGCGATGCTGGCCTGGCCCGCGTTCGCGGCCGCCCGGAAATGA
- a CDS encoding WhiB family transcriptional regulator: MADTRRLPGPNADVWDWQLEGSCRGMDSGSFFHPDGERGPARARREAKAKAICQACPVLEMCRRHALAVHEPYGIWGGLSESERENIIKAGKRSLSLSST; this comes from the coding sequence ATGGCAGACACGCGCAGGCTCCCTGGCCCCAACGCCGATGTGTGGGACTGGCAACTCGAGGGGTCGTGCCGGGGGATGGACAGCGGCTCCTTCTTCCACCCCGACGGGGAACGAGGCCCGGCGAGGGCCAGACGAGAAGCCAAGGCGAAGGCTATCTGCCAGGCCTGCCCGGTGCTGGAGATGTGCCGCAGGCACGCGCTGGCCGTGCACGAACCGTACGGGATCTGGGGCGGGCTCTCGGAATCCGAACGCGAGAACATCATCAAGGCGGGCAAGCGCTCGCTGAGCCTGTCCAGCACCTGA